TGCATCGGGAACGGGACGGAGGTCCGGGCGGGGGACGGGGCGGGGCAGGCGGAGGCACCGTGAGCTGCTGGAGGTGCTGCAGCAGAGGCTGGTTGCCCAGCAACAGGCCGTACACATGCAGTGGAGCCTCCTGGATAAACGCATTGAGGCTCTGGAGAGGAGACCCGCGGAAGCCGCTACGctgctctctgtgtcctcccagACCTCCTGCGCTCCTCAGAAGACGTCACGGGACGTGCAGCAGCAGAGGGAACAGTTGGGCTCGTCCAGTGAGCAGCTGGTCACGGCTTCCATCACCGTggtgaaacaggaagaggagccTTCGTCCATCTCATCCGTCTCCAGGCCTTTGAGCGACGCAGAGCGGGAGGAGGCCTCCCAGTCTGCAGACGCCCTCTCCCAGCAGGACCTGCTAGAGGCCAAGGAGCTGCAGAGTCTGGTGGCGCGAGCAGCCAGCTACCTGGGTGTAGACTTCCCCAGCTCAGCATCTGGCCCTCCAGACCCCACCATGGTGCCAGAGTTTGAGGAGCTAGTCCAGAGCAGCTGGCAGAACCCGGCCAGCTCGCTGCCCCACCGGGAACACCTGTCCCGGCTGTACCGCCTCCACGACTGGCAGTCCCCTGCCTACCAGCAGATGCcgcaggtcagctgcttcatGTCGGCCATCTTCCAGGCGGTGACACCCTCGGAGAAGAAGGACTCCCCGCTACCAGCGGAGCAGCTGCGTGTGACGGAGATGCTGGTGGAGAAGATGTACGAGACGGGCGGCATGCTAGCCAAGACGGCCAACTACCTGCGCTACCTGTCGGACTACCAGAGACggctgctggaggaggtggCCAAGGACCAGCACGCCCAGCGCTTCGGGACCGTTCTGGACGAGCTGAAGCTCATCGGACAGTTCACCCTCCTCATGTCGTCCCATCAGGCGGAGCTCTCAGGGAGGGTCATGTCCGCTTCAGTGGCCGTCCGCAGGCAGATCTGGATGGCCAAGACCAGCTACACCGACTCTCTAAAGGCCACAGTGGCTGACCTTCCCTTCGTGGTCAGCCACGCCTTTGGGGTGGGATCTGGCCCCAGCTCCTCTGGGACCAAGCAGGAGGTGGCCGAGGGCTAGCCTGAGGAGCTAGCTGTTCCTAATACGTTTCCTGTAACATTGTGTTAAGCTAGGTTACAGCTACAGAATCAAGGTCTGACTTGTGTGTTAGACATCAACTATATAGTATTCTGCAGTTTATCAATTatttcatgttgtgtttgtttttctttacaaTAAGTTTTTTTTCACATGACTATAGGTAGTCTTTATAAACACAGTCAAACGTTCACGTCTCTGCCCTCTACCTCACTCCCACTGTTCTGCAGAGATTTATTTTTTAAGTAGCCAACAATAAAAGTGCCCTGACTACTTTACTCTGGTCATTAAATCTACCTTCTTGGGGTTCACACTAAAGCTTGAGATTGATACCTGTCTAAAATGTTAAACCCTATAACCTCCTATGCTGCTCTACTTGCAGTCTCCTCGTCTCACTACATGAGAGAATGCTCTATAATTGTTTGCTATGTTGGTCACAGTCTGACATTAACCTCAACAGAAGAATATGAACAATTGTTGACTATTGTATTTACGTGTGTACCTAGAGAATTGGGCAGACGGTGTGCCCGTTAGTGAGTATCTTGAGTATACGTGGCAGGCAGCGGTTGCAGAACCGTAGGGGGCTACCGTAGGCACGCGAGGCATTGTGGGGCGGAGGCGGCCTTCTCCGTTGAGACAGGCGAGATTTGTAGCAGTAAATAACAAGAGAAAGGAACTTTCACAATAGCGAATAATCTGCTCGACATCAATATAGATTTGTTATTAACCTCGATATAGTAAGACATGGGTCAGGAGGATCTCATGAACACGGCGGAAGACGTCGCGGACCAGGTAACGGGGTTTACGGAATGCATTTGTGAGCCCGTTAGCTAGCTTGTTCATCCACCAAACAGAAGtggagctagctaacgttagattCTGGCCAGTCAGCTGCTAGCTAATTAATTAGTTCACACAAGTTTTTCTAGCGAATTAAATAGCATGTAGGCTGTGCATCTAGTCTGTCTATATGTGACTTTTGTGCCGATCAAAATTCATTCCGTAGTTATTTTGGTACGTAGCTAAAAGCTAATGTAATTTTTCAATCAATgatttttttctcctgcagaGCTAGACTAAGCCAGCTAACGTGCCTTTGGCTTGCTCGATACACGAGAAATGTTAATTTTGCCTCTGATAATATACGTTGCAGTACGTGGTTTAATTATCCAGCTAAATGGCTACATTTACCTTTGGGACATTCCTGTGTGGTGATAATCACATTTTGAAAAAGCACGTAGATTGCGCAATAGCAActcaatagttactagtactttCAACTTTCAGATCAGCTTTGCCAGTGTGGGGTTGATCCCATGTCGGTACACGGAGGCCTTATAATGTCGTGTTCTAGTTTGAAGTGTTTCTCTGTAAGAGGTGCTTATTGGGACACAGCTCTGGTAGTCGCAAGCAGCCAGACTGCTTGTACCCTCAAGTAACCGATGGTTGTACGGGTATAACCGCATGTTTGTGCCTGTAATGTTGGCCTGATGTTCCATAACTTCGTGGCCTGCTTGTAAGAAATACCGGGCTCTGTGGATGAAGTTGCAATCCCCTCGGAATGTCCTGGCCTATATAGGGGGTTTTGAGGCTGGCATAGTTCAGGTTACAGGACTGGTACTAGTTTGAGGAGTGGACAGGAAGCGTCATTATTCCCGGCAGCGGTGCAGAGTTTCACTCCACTAGCTGACGGCCCTCTGGGGAGAACAGCTCGCGCATCTGGGCTGGGGTAGCAcagctcccccttctcctcttctaaAGTAGGTAAGGTGACGTTGAAttgcctccacccctcctctgacAGGTGAGAGAGGTGTTTGCTTGTAGGTAACAACGCACAGTCACCGAACAGTAGCCCTCTCTAACGCTGCCTGCAGGCTGTTGTGTTGACGTGGGGTTGGAAACCTACAATAGCAGTTTAAGCTTTCCCGTTATCAGCTTTGTCAAACAAGGGGACACCAAACATTCCAGCTGACATTTCTGTGCAAATAATTCTAGTATGGCCTGGAGCCATTCTGTCACAACAACCTCACGCTAATCCTGATTGGCTGCCTAGCCCTTCCATTCATACGGATCTCTCGTGGGAGTTGTTGGGgatgtgattggctggctggcccgGGCAGAACTGATGTGATTTGCTGTCTTCCTGACAGTGCTCATGTGAATGGCTATCTGGCCCAGCCAGTGCTGATGTGGACAGGAAGGTGGGAGGGGCCAGGGATGGATAAAATATCCTTCAGGAAGTTCTGTGGGAGACTGTAGGGAACATAGGTCAGGAGTTGGAACATTTTGAACATATTGTAACAATAATGTCATGTAATATATTCACttaggggatttgaacctgggacgtCCTGATGTGTAAGCAAATGTTCTACCATTGATCCTTACCCTCTCCCCTGTAAGATATGGATGATATGGTTGTACTACTGACCTATAGACAGTGTCTGTGTttcctgcaggagaggagaggatggtacCGTACAGTCAGAGGTTGACTTAAATGTTTCTGGCCACTTGTCCTTTGGGCAAGTGAGACTGATTctaagtttctaaaggtttgaaagAAGTTTTGAAATAAGAGTCTAAAGGTTAGAAAAATAGTTTCAAcaaaacgttttgaaaggttgaaaaaatatttgcgtttttatttaaaaaaattggtttgcatcattgatgagtacttgatgaggactttactatactctactgtgctctgctttattctgttttaggcttctctgttctcctcctcctctcctttcactgtgtgtgaaaagtaaagtaaaaaaaagtgtTGGGAGAAAAAGATATAGCAAATAGTTTCgaaaggtttgaaaaatatttaaaatagAAATATCAGACAAGTTCAGTCTTAATACTTATtacattacaatacatttacaataaataaaaaaatcactAGTCCCGGACAATCGGACAGGCCTGTTTAACCCACTCtcactcatctcctctccattcctctccctaCTTCCTGGTGTTGCAGCCCtaactcttcccctctcctctccctagtTCCTACGCGTGACCAAGCAGTACCTGCCTCACCTGGCGCGGCTGTGTCTCATCAGCACCTTCCTGGAGGACGGCATCAGGATGTGGTTCCAGTGGAGCGAGCAGAGAGACTACATCGAGGCCACCTGGGGCTGCGGTTACTTCCTGGCAACCTCCTTTGTGCTGCTCAACCTCGTTGGACAGCTGGGTAAgggggggctggactgggagcAGGAGAAATGGGGGTCTGGGTAGTATGGCTGGAGATGGCAGAGGCAGGTCATTATGAATGAGTCCAATAATATCTAATCTCtcttgcaggaggctgtgttCTCATCCTCAGTAGAAACTTTGTACAGTACGCCTGCTTTGGACTGTTCGGAATCATAGCTCTACAGGTCAGTCTGCTTATCTGGCTCTCTTATCTCTATATTCATCAGGCACGTTCATATTTCTTCATTTCTACATCTAAATATCTTATTTTTTCCACCAGACTGTTGCATACAGCATTTTATGGGATCTTAAATTTTTGATGAGGTATGTATCTTTGTCTTCATCAGGTCTGACTGCTGTGTTGCTAAACGTGTGAGGCTACTTGTATGATCTGCTGTCTGACTAACTTTGTTTGAACCTCCctcggtccctctctctctcctctccactcttccctcggtccctctctctcctctcttccctctcctcctcctctcgacttccctcttctctcctctcttctcctctcctccttctcctctcttctcctctcctccttctcctcaccactcttccctcttctcatgtcctctcttccctctcctccttctcctctccactcttccctcttctctcctctcttccctctcctctccactcttccctctctctcctctcctctccactcttccctctcctccttctcctctcctccttctcctctcctctcctctcttccctctcctctcttccctctcctccttctcctctcctccttctcctctcttctcctctcctccttctcctcaccactcttccctcttctcatgtcctctcttccctctcctccttctcctctccactcttccctcttctctcctctcttccctctcctctccactcttccctctctctcctctcctctccactcttccctctcctccttctcctctcctccttctcctctcctctcctctcttccctctcctctcttccctctcctccttctcctctcctccttctcctctcctccctctcctctcttccctctcctctcttccctctcctccttctcctctcctccttctcctctcctccttctcctctcctccttctcctctcctccctctcctctcttccctctcctctcttccctctcctcccccctctcctctcctccctctcctctcttccctctcctctcttccctctcctctcctccctctcctctcttccctctcctctcctctcttccctctcctctcctccttctcctcccccctctcctccccaggaaCTTGGCCCTGGGTGGAggtttgctgctgctgctggctgagTCTCGGTCTGAGGGGAAGAGCATGTTCGCGGGCGTCCCCTCCATGGGGGAGAGCTCCCCTAAGCAGTACATGCAGCTGGGCGGCCGTGTACTGCTGGTGCTCATGTTCATGACCCTGCTGCACTTTGACCCCAGCTTCTTCTCtgtgagtggggagggggggtcagggttagaaggagaggaggggggggcatcagggttaggaggggcgggggggtcagGGCTCAGTGCACCTTCAGAGGAGGTCCCATCtgatctgctgtactttctgcactataaacacaaacattatatggatacaatatacacacacaatacacacacacaaacgcattgtCAGTGTGCTCTCATGCTAGATTCCTCCCCCCAGATCCTCCAGAACCTGGTGGGCACGGCCCTCATCGTGCTGGTGGCCGTGGGCTTCAAGACCAAGCTGGCCGCCCTCACCCTGGTCCTCTGGCTCCTGGCCATCAACGTCTACTTCAACGCCTTCTGGAGCGTTCCAGCCTACAAGCCCATGCACGACTTCCTGAAGTACGACTTTTTCCAGACCACCTCAGTGATCGGAGgcctgctgctggtggtggcGCTGGGGCCCGGGGGCGTGTCCATGgacgagaagaagaaggaatggtagagggggaggggggggttaagggAGGAGTGTAGGAGAGAGTGATGATAgtagtggagggggagagagatggatggggagagagatggatggggagagagatggatgggagagtggggaggaggggcagtggggggggaggagaaaccCTAGCACCACCACTAACCCCAGGACACCACTGCCCCTTGAGGGACAGTCCTCTGGCCAATCACAGCCCCCCAGGGACAGTCTTCTGGCcaatcacaaacacagtcacatgaGCCCCCTCTGACATGCCTCATTTCTTCTCCCATTGTCTTtagttttcagtttttttcttttcggtTGATACTGGATTTTTTATACAGCTATTTATGGCAGTTTGTCCAGGTGGCAAGAAAAATAAACGGCACAATAATCTATGTCACAAGAGCAAGGTAGCTAATTTGTGACATGGTGGAGTTTTAGAAAAGAGTCTGTTCTGTCTATGGAAGGTATGTCTATGACCTTGTATTAACAGATGTTATACCATAACTTTAACAAACATTTGTGAATAAATGCAAAAGTGGCAAAGTGGAGAGTATGTATCAGAGGTACCTGTGAATATATCATTCTTACCCACTCTGTGGGGAAGATATCATTCTTACCCGCTCTGTGGGGAAGATGTCATTCTTACCCGCTCTGTGGGGAAGACGGTCTGTGACTCATCTTACTGATCTCGAGACCTCAGGCACTGAAAAACAAAACCGGTTCCCCCTCACTGTTCAGAGAgggggaacgggggggggggttacatcgCACACTAATTGGTGGATTGAAGTTGCGCTTGATTGAAAATCCAATTGTTAGCTCGGGCCGTTTGTACTGGACGTCTCTGCTGTACGCCTGAATAGTGGACTGTGTTTGATCTGGGCAATAGGGGGGAGATACACGTTTGTGAAACGCCATATTATTACATCCAGAGAGACACACTGAACTGAACACAAGCAGCGGTCACCTAGACTTTGTTTTTGCTCTGTATAAGAAAAAAATGATCTGTGTAATAATTTTTTCAGACGTTTATGATGtattttggatcctttttttggctgttttgtttagtttttttggagATCATGGCGATGGAATAAAGATGCAAAAAaacgttttctctctctgttataCTTTGAGCAGGAGTGTTCAGTCTATCCAGACGGGAAATTGGTTCTAGTGTGAAGGCAGCGAACAGAGAAAACGAATTGGCGGCTCTGTTGATAAATTTGTAAGAGCTTACTTTGTGTTACATGGACAATCAAATTGTGTTGATTCTAAAGAAATCGGTTGACAAACTGATTTTAGGAGACATTTATGATGATAATGTACGATATGATTTGCAGACGCATTAACGTCGACCACACCCCTAGGAAGACGCaggctttgattggctgttctaAACTAACTAACACACGCTCCAGCTCTCCTCGCTACACAAGCTCGAGCTTCGTCTCCTTACAGCAGTCAGTCACAGCATTGATATTGCGCAGTAATGTAAGTAACTTACCTTTATATAATTGTCTTTAGTTGAATTGACGGCATTCTTTTTAGTTCATTTTACTGTTCGCTCGAACAAAGCACAAACATTTAACTGACCGAATAACTCAAGAGATATTAATGAATAGTTAGTGGCAGCTACAAGCCCTTCGCTACTAGCTAGCAAAAAAATAATTACTGATGTCTTTCTCAGTATATTTATGACATCCACGGTCGAACGATAACGTTTTCTGCACGAACTATGATCTTAGATGGTGCCAATGATTTTCATCTACAGCCAGCCTTTGGTTATTGTAGCATGTGCATTTAGTGTGCCACGAAACTGCCTCTAAACACAGGGGCGCCGTATTGGGTGGAAAAGTCGGGACAATTCCAAGGGTTAGGGGCCccccaaaaaatagaaaaactaATAGAAATAATCGACTTAATTTTTTTTCCATTGGGGCCCAAAATTCCTGCCGGCGCCCCTGTCTACACACATCCATGTTTCCAGTGTCTGCACACTCAGAAAACAAAATTCGTTTACGCTGACGCCTACAGGCTAATACAAAAGTAATCTTTCAAAACTGTATCTATCCATTTAGCTAGGGGTTTTACATGGTGAACTTCTCCCTTATAACGGATTGTCTGGAGTTGACACTGTCATTCCCTGATTTTTAACACAAAGTAGCTACAAGTGAGCAACAGGTGATCTGGTTCGCTGCTGGGTGTGTTTGCGTTCTGGGTGTGTTAACGGGTTTGCTGAGGTCATCTGATGAGTGGCTCGTGTTGTGCAGCCGGCAGCATGTCCAAAGGCACGGTGGTTCTGGCGTACAGCGGTGGACTGGACACTTCCTGCATCCTCGTCTGGCTCAAGGAGGAAGGATACGACGTCATCACATACTTGGTaagaggacaggtgtgtgtgcaacaggtgtgtgtgtgtgtgtgtgtgtgtgagagagagtgtgtgtgtgtgtgtgccagttggGGTTCACAAGCCTTGTTGTTAGTGTTTCAATAGTTACTCATTTTACATCCATGAGTAACTAGTGTTGGTATCGAAAACGTGTATTTATTAACCCAGAAAACGTGTATTTATTAACCTCCACATCAGCAGTCAGTGATGCTGTTATTGCAGTTACAAGTCTCAAGCCAACCctactgaccctaaccctactgaCTGCATAATACCAGCAAAGCTCTCTGGATTAACTTTTAGCCCCACTGTCCAGTTCAGAACTGCAATGCATGCAGATACTAACTCGTCATTCATAGcagggcagagacagacaggcctcccTTGAAGCCTGGTTGGGTTTGAGCTGATCCGGTGGTCGTCCTGCTCTCCTGTCGCTCCTGCAGAAATGTTCTCTTTTGTTGTGGCAGAGAAACACCTCAAACCAGGCAGCCACACAtggaaaccctaaccctaacaagtGGAAGACCTGGAAGTCCCTCTGACGCATGCTAACACCCAGCTAACACCCAGCTAACACCCAGCTAACACCCAGCTAACAACCATGCTAACACCCATGCTAACACCCAGCTCTGCTATGTTATGTGGGCGGCTTCCTAGAGttccaagaagaagaagattaaCTTGTTTTTATGTGTAGACTGTTGTTTCCATGTCTGGCCTAAACATGTTCTCTGGTgagcactaaccctaacccaggaaAACTGATCTTACCCTTCTGCATCCTGCAGACTGAGTTCATGAGTCACCAGACGTGACCTGAATATTAAACTGTCGGAATACTTGTCTTCAGTGCATCGACAAATGAATACATGATTAAAATGAAAGTGTTATCGGAGAGCTTGTGTGCCTTGTGCAGTGCAGCAGAAACGAGGGAAGGTGGAGACCTGAACATGCAGATTCATTAAATATTTTCGCTTCTGAGAACCTTCAAGGATAGCTGCTGAACCAGGATGGATTCTTATTGTAGTGTCCTGCCCTTCACCACTTCAGCTGCCCTCACCACTCCAGCCTCATTGTAGTGTCCTGCCCTTCACCACTTCACCTGCCCTCACCACTCCAGCCTCATTGTAGTGTCCTGCCCTTCACCACTTCACCTGCCCTCACCACTCCAGCCTCATTGTAGTGTCCTGCCCTTCACTTCATTATGGTCACAGAGTCACATATCTCCTGTTGTCTCTGTGTTGGTACTTGAGAGCTGTTTACAGATCTCATATTAAGGTGCTGGTGTGGTCtggtgtcatagcaacaggcTCAAAGAGGAATGTAAGGGATCTCTCAGTGAACGCAAATTAAATATGGAGTAAAGTCGGTCCTGTAGTGGTTCATGCACGCATGTAAGGAtccgtgtgtgtggtggtgttaaCAGCACTTCAAATCAATCCAATTTCAATTTTATTCAGTTGGCCGACCCTTTTTGCCAAAGCGACACACAAATAGTGAATATAAGGACAGGATAAATAGTGGATGTCAGAAGTACAGGAGGAACTAAATCCATCTGTGCGTCCTGCTCTGCAGGCTGATATCGGACAGGAGGAGGACTTTGTGGCTGCGCGCAAGAAGGCTGAGTCCCTGGGAGCCACGAAGGTGAGCGAGCGTAGACCAGGTGTGACCATGTGTAGACCAGGTGTGACCATGTGTAGACCAGGTGTGACCATGTGGAGACcaggtgtgaccaggtgtgtgcacGGCCCTGCAGGTGTTCATAGAGGACCTGCGGGCAGAGTTTGTGGAGGAGTTCATCTGGCCGTCAGTCCAGGCAAGCGCCATCTACGAGGACCGCTACCTGCTGGGCACCTCCGTAGCACGGCCCTGCATTGCCCGCCGCCAGGTGCAGATTGCCCGCCGCGAGGGCGCCCAGTACGTCTCCCATGGGGCCACgggaaaggtgagaggtcacccaGGGGTCAggatggggatggggaggacTGCAGCAGCTGCAGTTCCATGCTGTGGAAGTGCGGTGCTGCTGTTAGACCACTAGATGGAGACAGTCACCACCAAGTTGGGATTTCTGCTCTTACTGAATGTGGTTCTGATGGGTCAGGAAAGTTTGGTTTGATGATCCTGTCAAACAGGATTGATTTTGTGGTCTTGTATTGTTTAAGTgtaaacgttcttgttttccAGGGTAACGACCAGATCCGGTTTGAACTCACCTGCTATGCCCTGTACCCCGAGGTCAAGGTGAGGGGTTAGAATGTGCCGAGATGGACTGTTAACAGACTGATAACAGACTGATAACGGTTCATCATTCTAtgacctgtctgtttgtctgtctccctccctttctctatccctccctctcttcagatCATTGCTCCTTGGAGGATTCCTGAGTTCTATAATCGTTTCCGTGGGAGAAAGGATTTGATGGAGTACGCTGAGGTAAGACTTTAtgatctcacccacacacacacacacactcatacacccacatacacacacattcacacacacttgcacacaaacacatgctcatgccctcacacacacacacacctgcacaccggTTGTGTCTCAGTCCCCAGCCTGCCCTCTAGAGGGCGCTGCTGCTGTGTCAGTGTGCTGCCTCCTTCCTCAGTCAGTAAACAGGTTGGAAGGAATGGTGCTTATGGTGTAAAATGTTTGCCTGTAGAAGAGCAATTTCAAGTTTCGAGTGAAATCTTAACATTTTACTAGAAGTGCAGCACAATCAGCAGGAGGTGAATGTTTAGAATGTTCTGAGCGTAGCAGACAGACGTCTCCTAAACTCTAGTAAAACTTGTGGTCTTCAGTAAATGTGTCTCCTGCTCAGAAACATGGCATCCCCGTGCCCGTCACTCCCAAGGCACCCTGGAGCATGGACGCCAACCTCATGCACATCAGGTGGGACCCCACACGCTCACCCCACACGCTCACCCCACACGCTCACCCCACACGCTCACCCCACACGCTCACCCCACACGCTCACCCCACACGCTCACCCCACACGCTCACCCCACACGCTCACCTCACACGCTCACCCCACACGCTCACCCCACACGCTCACCCCACACGCTCACCCCACACGCTCACCCCACACGCTCACCCCACACGCTCACCCCACACGCTCACCCCACACGCTCACCCCACACGCTCACCTCACACGCTCACCCCACACGCTCACCTCACACGCTCACCCCACACGCTCACCCCACACATTCACCCCACACGCTCACCCCACACGCTCACCCCACAC
This is a stretch of genomic DNA from Osmerus mordax isolate fOsmMor3 chromosome 20, fOsmMor3.pri, whole genome shotgun sequence. It encodes these proteins:
- the LOC136964071 gene encoding uncharacterized protein, whose product is MATSSPRFTWCDCRKHKIPVKDTHELCLHCLGLQHAKEAVLEYGKCPHCASMDWSTCINRLTKVQEVMHRESQQRKHEAARSEVQPKPEASAAPISQPKAEPDPGPTLPPAHLSPAASTHPSSIPVVFTLLPPPPPQMALGPGGSRAAYLSQLAVQQSADSTPSISHLGPHGLTAISRKRRHFSSCRSRCSQRAKRSRAGHRRRHSPSSSSSSPCWSSGEDSCASGTGRRSGRGTGRGRRRHRELLEVLQQRLVAQQQAVHMQWSLLDKRIEALERRPAEAATLLSVSSQTSCAPQKTSRDVQQQREQLGSSSEQLVTASITVVKQEEEPSSISSVSRPLSDAEREEASQSADALSQQDLLEAKELQSLVARAASYLGVDFPSSASGPPDPTMVPEFEELVQSSWQNPASSLPHREHLSRLYRLHDWQSPAYQQMPQVSCFMSAIFQAVTPSEKKDSPLPAEQLRVTEMLVEKMYETGGMLAKTANYLRYLSDYQRRLLEEVAKDQHAQRFGTVLDELKLIGQFTLLMSSHQAELSGRVMSASVAVRRQIWMAKTSYTDSLKATVADLPFVVSHAFGVGSGPSSSGTKQEVAEG
- the surf4 gene encoding surfeit locus protein 4, which translates into the protein MGQEDLMNTAEDVADQFLRVTKQYLPHLARLCLISTFLEDGIRMWFQWSEQRDYIEATWGCGYFLATSFVLLNLVGQLGGCVLILSRNFVQYACFGLFGIIALQTVAYSILWDLKFLMRNLALGGGLLLLLAESRSEGKSMFAGVPSMGESSPKQYMQLGGRVLLVLMFMTLLHFDPSFFSILQNLVGTALIVLVAVGFKTKLAALTLVLWLLAINVYFNAFWSVPAYKPMHDFLKYDFFQTTSVIGGLLLVVALGPGGVSMDEKKKEW